The region CCTTGGTGAAGATCTCCAGGCTCTCCCGGCGCACCCCGGACAGCGCCCGGCCGAGCACCGACTCCGCCCTGGTCTGGGCGTAGACGTCGGCGGTGTCGAAGGTCGTGATGCCCGCGTCGAGGGCGGCCTGGACGCACTGCTTGGCCCGGTCCTCCTCGACCTGGGAGCCGTGGGTGAGCCAGTTGCCGTAGGCGATCTCGCTGATGGTCAGGCCGCTGTGGCCGAGGCGACGGAACTCCATGCCCCGACCCTAAGCCGTCGTGCTCTTGATCGAAAACCAGCGACGGAGAGGCCGTGGTGGTCCGGATCAGCCGAGCTTGGCCGCGTCCTTCGGCGTGTAGCGCGGGCGCGGCATCCGCAGCTTGCGGATCTGCATCGCGCGGGTGAAGGCGTACCAGCCGAGCGAGAACGGGCGGTCCTTGGCGTCGGGGAACTTCGCCCGCACCCGCCGGTTGACCTGCCTGCCGAGCACGGTGCCCTCGAAGGCCATGGTCAGCAGCAGCACCAGGCACGCCAGCGTCGCGTACTGCTGGACGACCAGGTTCTGCACCAGCGTCGTCGCGAACACCACCAGCACCAGCGGCATGAACAGCCCCATGAGGTGCCTGCGGGTGTCGACGATGTCGCGGACGTAGGCGCGGACCGGGCCGCGGTCGCGCGGCATCAGGTAACGGTCGTCACCCTCCATCATCCGCTTGCGGCGCTCGGCGGCGGCCTTGCGGCGCTCCTCCTTGCTGCCGCGGGCACGCTTCATCGCCTCGCGCTGCGTCTTCGGCGGCGGCGGGACCGGGCCGCGCCGCTTGCCCTCGGCTTCGCGGCGCTTGGGAGTGGGCCGCCCCTTGCCGGGAGTGCGGGCGCCGTGCTCCTCCGTGACCTGGGCAGACGCGTCCTCGGACTCGGTGGTGGCGGTCTGCTCGGCACTGTTGCGGCGAAGGAACCTCACACGTCCAGGGTATTCGACGGCTCCACCGCGCTCGCACCAGACCGGCTCCGACC is a window of Saccharopolyspora erythraea NRRL 2338 DNA encoding:
- a CDS encoding DUF3043 domain-containing protein, which encodes MRFLRRNSAEQTATTESEDASAQVTEEHGARTPGKGRPTPKRREAEGKRRGPVPPPPKTQREAMKRARGSKEERRKAAAERRKRMMEGDDRYLMPRDRGPVRAYVRDIVDTRRHLMGLFMPLVLVVFATTLVQNLVVQQYATLACLVLLLTMAFEGTVLGRQVNRRVRAKFPDAKDRPFSLGWYAFTRAMQIRKLRMPRPRYTPKDAAKLG